A window of Rattus norvegicus strain BN/NHsdMcwi chromosome 14, GRCr8, whole genome shotgun sequence contains these coding sequences:
- the Fam53a gene encoding protein FAM53A isoform X1 has product MVTLITEKLQNQSLDDLTRRACEAVPYSAEKLDKSGHLFPLEIGVDKSPWKASHGGWPFRSRAASGPFSVGPHGVSHTEGLKWQLESPGPMAVGRFLDLRESTGPPAAPPTKRHCRSLSEPEELARCRSPWRPGSSKVWTPISKRRCNSGGSATLQCCSGLGNPALQGSLAPGLPRKPVSPTGPTSPMTPRPASASSGFVDGSEGSTSSGPPWLSTGPCPFSSRRRLSLSQEHLVDAGACLPSASSTPTSTPELGRHHGLLRCRSQPCVLDGRRVRRKRRREEDARWTRPSLDFLKMTRTLKNSKSLCSLDYEDDEDDTQAKTVVSSPCNSQGLVGIITPSSSPRIPRPGPASPSVWASGEPETSTGEGGSSGEPSDWDSAGEEGIFPLDHGDLDLEQIENN; this is encoded by the exons ATGGTCACTCTCATCACGGAGAAGCTGCAGAACCAGAGTTTGGATGACCTTACCCGAAGGGCCTGTGAGGCTGTCCCG TATTCTGCTGAGAAACTGGACAAAAGTGGCCATTTGTTCCCTTTGGAGATTGGCG TGGATAAAAGTCCCTGGAAGGCCTCACATGGAGGATGGCCCTTTCGAAGCCGGGCAGCCTCAGGCCCCTTCTCAGTGGGCCCACATGGTGTGTCTCATACCGAAGGTCTCAAGTGGCAGCTGGAATCCCCAGGGCCCATGGCTGTGGGCCGCTTCCTGGACCTCCGTGAGAGCACAGGGCCACCCGCAGCTCCACCAACCAAGCGACACTGCCGGTCCCTGTCAGAGCCAGAGGAGCTGGCTCGATGCCGTTCCCCATGGCGCCCTGGTAGCTCCAAGGTGTGGACTCCCATCTCTAAGAGGAGATGCAACAGTGGCGGGAGTGCCACGCTGCAGTGCTGCAGTGGTCTCGGCAACCCTGCACTGCAGGGCAGTCTAGCCCCCGGCCTACCCAGGAAGCCTGTGTCGCCCACCGGCCCTACCTCACCGATGACGCCCCGGCCAGCTTCAGCCAGCAGTGGCTTTGTGGATGGCAGTGAGGGCAGTACGAGCTCAGGTCCACCCTGGCTTTCTACAGGACCCTGCCCATTTTCCTCCAGGCGCCGACTGTCCCTCTCACAAGAGCACCTTGTAGATGCaggtgcctgcctgccttccgCCAGCAGCACCCCCACTTCCACACCTGAGCTAGGCCGGCACCATGGCCTGCTCCGGTGCCGCTCACAGCCTTGTGTGTTGGATGGGAGGAGGGTTCGGCGCAAGCGGAGACGGGAGGAGGATGCCAGGTGGACGCGCCCATCCTTGGACTTTCTGAAAATGACTCGG ACTTTAAAAAACTCAAAGAGCCTTTGTTCCCTGGACTATGAAGATGATGAGGATGACACCCAGGCGAAGACGGTTGTGTCCTCTCCGTGTAACTCGCAGGGCCTCGTGGGCATCATCACTCCCAGCTCTAGCCCAAGGATTCCCAGGCCTGGCCCTGCCAGCCCCAGTGTCTGGGCTTCAGGGGAGCCAGAGACTAGCACCGGTGAGGGTGGGAGCAGTGGGGAACCCAGTGACTGGGACAGTGCAGGAGAGGAGGGCATTTTCCCGCTGGACCACGGCGACCTGGACTTGGAGCAGATTGAGAACAACTGA
- the Fam53a gene encoding protein FAM53A isoform X2, producing the protein MVTLITEKLQNQSLDDLTRRACEAVPYSAEKLDKSGHLFPLEIGVDKSPWKASHGGWPFRSRAASGPFSVGPHGVSHTEGLKWQLESPGPMAVGRFLDLRESTGPPAAPPTKRHCRSLSEPEELARCRSPWRPGSSKVWTPISKRRCNSGGSATLQCCSGLGNPALQGSLAPGLPRKPVSPTGPTSPMTPRPASASSGFVDGSEGSTSSGPPWLSTGPCPFSSRRRLSLSQEHLVDAGACLPSASSTPTSTPELGRHHGLLRCRSQPCVLDGRRVRRKRRREEDARWTRPSLDFLKMTRAHAVSDIAILSADSGQCSQQRRGAGLWFCIVEAS; encoded by the exons ATGGTCACTCTCATCACGGAGAAGCTGCAGAACCAGAGTTTGGATGACCTTACCCGAAGGGCCTGTGAGGCTGTCCCG TATTCTGCTGAGAAACTGGACAAAAGTGGCCATTTGTTCCCTTTGGAGATTGGCG TGGATAAAAGTCCCTGGAAGGCCTCACATGGAGGATGGCCCTTTCGAAGCCGGGCAGCCTCAGGCCCCTTCTCAGTGGGCCCACATGGTGTGTCTCATACCGAAGGTCTCAAGTGGCAGCTGGAATCCCCAGGGCCCATGGCTGTGGGCCGCTTCCTGGACCTCCGTGAGAGCACAGGGCCACCCGCAGCTCCACCAACCAAGCGACACTGCCGGTCCCTGTCAGAGCCAGAGGAGCTGGCTCGATGCCGTTCCCCATGGCGCCCTGGTAGCTCCAAGGTGTGGACTCCCATCTCTAAGAGGAGATGCAACAGTGGCGGGAGTGCCACGCTGCAGTGCTGCAGTGGTCTCGGCAACCCTGCACTGCAGGGCAGTCTAGCCCCCGGCCTACCCAGGAAGCCTGTGTCGCCCACCGGCCCTACCTCACCGATGACGCCCCGGCCAGCTTCAGCCAGCAGTGGCTTTGTGGATGGCAGTGAGGGCAGTACGAGCTCAGGTCCACCCTGGCTTTCTACAGGACCCTGCCCATTTTCCTCCAGGCGCCGACTGTCCCTCTCACAAGAGCACCTTGTAGATGCaggtgcctgcctgccttccgCCAGCAGCACCCCCACTTCCACACCTGAGCTAGGCCGGCACCATGGCCTGCTCCGGTGCCGCTCACAGCCTTGTGTGTTGGATGGGAGGAGGGTTCGGCGCAAGCGGAGACGGGAGGAGGATGCCAGGTGGACGCGCCCATCCTTGGACTTTCTGAAAATGACTCGG GCACATGCTGTTTCTGACATCGCCATTCTCAGTGCAGACTCTGGGCAGTGCAGCCAGCAGCGCAGAGGCGCAGGCCTGTGGTTTTGTATTGTTGAAGCTTCGTGa
- the Fam53a gene encoding protein FAM53A isoform X3, which yields MVTLITEKLQNQSLDDLTRRACEAVPYSAEKLDKSGHLFPLEIGVDKSPWKASHGGWPFRSRAASGPFSVGPHGVSHTEGLKWQLESPGPMAVGRFLDLRESTGPPAAPPTKRHCRSLSEPEELARCRSPWRPGSSKVWTPISKRRCNSGGSATLQCCSGLGNPALQGSLAPGLPRKPVSPTGPTSPMTPRPASASSGFVDGSEGSTSSGPPWLSTGPCPFSSRRRLSLSQEHLVDAGACLPSASSTPTSTPELGRHHGLLRCRSQPCVLDGRRVRRKRRREEDARWTRPSLDFLKMTRVMGQEAQPEALVILGCRICFLTPSRGS from the exons ATGGTCACTCTCATCACGGAGAAGCTGCAGAACCAGAGTTTGGATGACCTTACCCGAAGGGCCTGTGAGGCTGTCCCG TATTCTGCTGAGAAACTGGACAAAAGTGGCCATTTGTTCCCTTTGGAGATTGGCG TGGATAAAAGTCCCTGGAAGGCCTCACATGGAGGATGGCCCTTTCGAAGCCGGGCAGCCTCAGGCCCCTTCTCAGTGGGCCCACATGGTGTGTCTCATACCGAAGGTCTCAAGTGGCAGCTGGAATCCCCAGGGCCCATGGCTGTGGGCCGCTTCCTGGACCTCCGTGAGAGCACAGGGCCACCCGCAGCTCCACCAACCAAGCGACACTGCCGGTCCCTGTCAGAGCCAGAGGAGCTGGCTCGATGCCGTTCCCCATGGCGCCCTGGTAGCTCCAAGGTGTGGACTCCCATCTCTAAGAGGAGATGCAACAGTGGCGGGAGTGCCACGCTGCAGTGCTGCAGTGGTCTCGGCAACCCTGCACTGCAGGGCAGTCTAGCCCCCGGCCTACCCAGGAAGCCTGTGTCGCCCACCGGCCCTACCTCACCGATGACGCCCCGGCCAGCTTCAGCCAGCAGTGGCTTTGTGGATGGCAGTGAGGGCAGTACGAGCTCAGGTCCACCCTGGCTTTCTACAGGACCCTGCCCATTTTCCTCCAGGCGCCGACTGTCCCTCTCACAAGAGCACCTTGTAGATGCaggtgcctgcctgccttccgCCAGCAGCACCCCCACTTCCACACCTGAGCTAGGCCGGCACCATGGCCTGCTCCGGTGCCGCTCACAGCCTTGTGTGTTGGATGGGAGGAGGGTTCGGCGCAAGCGGAGACGGGAGGAGGATGCCAGGTGGACGCGCCCATCCTTGGACTTTCTGAAAATGACTCGG GTCATGGGACAGGAAGCTCAGCCGGAGGCTCTGGTCATACTTGGCTGCAGGATCTGCTTCCTGACTCCCTCCCGTGGCTCCTGA